A region of Thermobifida halotolerans DNA encodes the following proteins:
- a CDS encoding AIM24 family protein: protein MRSELFHQAQENDLPGMALQNPRMLRVACDGEFYARQGSMVAYQGNVDFAYKGAGSVGRFFKKAFTGEGLPLMRVSGQGDVFLARDAWEVHLLDLEDESITVSGENVLAFEAGLEWDIHRLRGVGMVAGGLFNTVFTGRGRIAVACHGTPVLLNVDQPTFVDTKAAVAWSTSLRTSLRSTVKAGALIGRGSGEAFQLALEGQGFVLVQASEGPVRAAVQQG from the coding sequence GTGCGCAGCGAACTGTTCCACCAGGCCCAGGAGAACGACCTGCCGGGAATGGCCCTGCAGAACCCCAGGATGCTGCGGGTCGCCTGCGACGGGGAGTTCTACGCGCGCCAGGGGTCGATGGTGGCCTACCAGGGGAACGTCGACTTCGCCTACAAGGGCGCGGGCAGCGTCGGCCGGTTCTTCAAGAAGGCGTTCACCGGCGAGGGCCTGCCGCTCATGCGGGTCTCCGGGCAGGGCGACGTCTTCCTCGCCCGGGACGCCTGGGAGGTCCACCTCCTGGACCTCGAGGACGAGTCGATCACCGTCAGCGGCGAGAACGTGCTCGCCTTCGAGGCCGGGCTGGAATGGGACATCCACCGGCTCAGGGGGGTGGGAATGGTCGCGGGAGGACTGTTCAACACGGTCTTCACCGGCCGGGGACGGATTGCCGTCGCCTGCCACGGCACCCCGGTCCTGCTCAACGTCGACCAGCCGACCTTCGTCGACACCAAGGCGGCGGTCGCCTGGTCCACCTCGCTGCGCACCAGCCTGCGCAGCACGGTCAAGGCGGGCGCGCTGATCGGCCGCGGCAGCGGCGAGGCGTTCCAACTCGCCCTGGAAGGCCAGGGGTTCGTCCTGGTCCAGGCCTCCGAGGGGCCGGTGCGGGCGGCCGTGCAGCAGGGGTGA
- a CDS encoding alpha/beta hydrolase family protein — MPSSEIRELVDPSRPHHTDAGPRPVRLHLTRPDRPGPAPLVLLSHGTGSAADQMAWLAEPLAEAGFLVAAVDHHGNNYRDGYTAMGFACWWDRPLDLAFALDRITADEQVGAVGVAGFSLGGYTAAALVGARLSKEVVEGLLSGALRIPPPPEYPTLVEEIAALPAETVASWVDLASADHTDERVRCAFLVAPAVGELLDTDSLTRIRRPVAVRWGDADVLAPPDRNARRYLDLVPGAEGRSVGAHVGHYEFLCRSTEDKPFHAAVRAGGPVRAEVAAEAVEFFRQHLG, encoded by the coding sequence ATGCCCTCCAGTGAGATCCGGGAACTCGTCGACCCGAGCCGACCGCACCACACGGATGCCGGGCCGCGCCCGGTCCGACTCCACCTGACCCGCCCGGACCGTCCGGGCCCCGCGCCGCTGGTGCTGCTGTCGCACGGCACCGGAAGCGCCGCCGACCAGATGGCCTGGCTGGCCGAGCCCCTGGCGGAGGCGGGTTTCCTGGTCGCCGCGGTGGACCACCACGGCAACAACTACCGCGACGGATACACCGCGATGGGGTTCGCCTGCTGGTGGGACCGTCCTTTGGACCTGGCCTTCGCGCTGGACCGCATCACCGCGGACGAACAGGTCGGCGCGGTGGGCGTGGCGGGATTCTCGCTGGGCGGCTACACCGCCGCCGCCCTCGTGGGGGCGCGCCTGTCGAAGGAGGTGGTCGAGGGGCTGCTGAGCGGCGCACTCCGCATCCCGCCCCCTCCCGAGTACCCGACCCTGGTCGAGGAGATCGCGGCGCTGCCCGCCGAGACCGTCGCCTCCTGGGTGGATCTGGCGTCCGCCGACCACACCGACGAGCGGGTGCGCTGTGCCTTCCTGGTCGCCCCGGCGGTCGGGGAACTCCTCGACACCGACTCCCTCACCCGGATCCGCCGCCCGGTCGCGGTGCGCTGGGGTGACGCCGACGTCCTCGCGCCTCCCGACCGGAACGCCCGCAGGTACCTCGACCTGGTCCCCGGCGCGGAGGGGCGCTCCGTCGGCGCGCACGTCGGCCACTACGAGTTCCTGTGCCGCTCCACGGAGGACAAGCCGTTCCACGCGGCGGTCCGGGCGGGCGGGCCGGTGCGCGCCGAGGTCGCGGCCGAGGCAGTGGAGTTCTTCCGGCAGCACCTGGGATGA
- a CDS encoding DUF3027 domain-containing protein: MRRTRRSPVPDKACIEAQDLARAAAAEIGRPEWVGEHLGTQVEGDRLVTHLFRCLDPAYPGWHYAVTVVRAARAKYVTVNESVLLPGSDALTAPEWLPWKERLRPGDLGVGDLLPSSADDERLMPGYAQIASEEITEDGEDKQMLWELGLGRPRVLSEVGREAAAERWYSGESGPDSPIATAAPAKCATCGFMVPLAGELRQMFGVCANEYAPDDGRVVSLDHGCGAHSEAALPENEAEPLTPVVDEMGYDTIVFDDTSELELVSSDQSAQQ; the protein is encoded by the coding sequence GTGAGACGTACCCGTCGATCCCCCGTACCAGACAAGGCGTGCATCGAGGCTCAGGACCTCGCCCGCGCGGCGGCCGCCGAGATCGGACGTCCCGAGTGGGTGGGCGAGCACCTCGGAACCCAGGTTGAGGGTGACCGCCTGGTCACCCATCTCTTCAGGTGCCTCGACCCGGCCTACCCCGGTTGGCACTACGCGGTCACGGTCGTGCGCGCGGCCCGGGCCAAGTACGTCACCGTCAACGAGTCGGTGCTGCTGCCCGGGTCGGACGCGCTCACCGCGCCCGAGTGGCTGCCCTGGAAGGAGCGGCTGCGTCCGGGAGATCTCGGCGTGGGCGACCTGCTGCCCAGTTCCGCCGACGACGAGCGGCTGATGCCGGGCTATGCCCAGATCGCCTCCGAGGAGATCACCGAGGACGGCGAGGACAAGCAGATGCTGTGGGAGTTGGGGCTGGGCCGGCCCCGCGTGCTCTCGGAGGTGGGACGCGAGGCCGCGGCCGAACGCTGGTACTCCGGCGAGTCCGGCCCCGACAGCCCGATCGCCACCGCGGCCCCGGCCAAGTGCGCCACCTGCGGGTTCATGGTTCCGCTGGCGGGTGAGCTGCGGCAGATGTTCGGGGTCTGCGCCAACGAGTACGCGCCCGACGACGGCCGGGTGGTCTCCCTCGACCACGGCTGCGGGGCGCACTCGGAGGCGGCGCTGCCCGAGAACGAGGCCGAACCGCTCACCCCGGTGGTCGACGAGATGGGCTATGACACCATCGTCTTCGACGACACCAGCGAACTGGAACTGGTCTCCTCGGACCAGTCGGCACAGCAGTGA